In the Rhinoderma darwinii isolate aRhiDar2 chromosome 13, aRhiDar2.hap1, whole genome shotgun sequence genome, one interval contains:
- the PITPNC1 gene encoding cytoplasmic phosphatidylinositol transfer protein 1 yields the protein MLLKEYRICMPLTVEEYRIGQLYMISKHSHEQSDRGEGVEVVQNEPYEDPVHGPGQLTEKRVYLNSKLPSWARAVVPKIFYVTEKAWNYYPYTITEYTCSFLPKFSIHIETKYEDNKGCNDGIFHNELKDLEREVCFIDIACDEVPERYYKESEDPTSFKSEKTGRGLLRDGWRESQQPIMCSYKLVAVKFEVWGLQTRVEQFVHKVVRDILLIGHRQAFAWVDEWYDMTMDDVRYFEKNMQFKTNIKVCSQHSPTQDEIGSDAKEST from the exons TACAGAATCGGACAGCTCTACATGATCAGCAAGCACAGCCACGAGCAGAGCGACCGAGGAGAAGGCGTGGAGGTCGTACAGAACGAGCCCTACGAGGATCCGGTGCACGGTCCAGGACAGCTCACCGAGAAAAGAGTCTACCTGAACAG taaACTCCCAAGTTGGGCGCGAGCCGTGGTACCGAAAATCTTCTACGTAACAGAGAAGGCCTGGAACTACTACCCATATACAATCACAG AATACACA tgttcattCCTTCCGAAATTCTCCATACACATAGAGACGAAGTATGAGGACAATAAGGGGTGTAACGACGGT ATATTTCACAATGAGCTGAAGGACCTGGAGCGGGAGGTTTGCTTTATCGACATCGCGTGTGACGAGGTCCCGGAGAGATATTATAAGGAGTCGGAG GACCCCACATCCTTCAAATCGGAGAAGACAGGACGAGGACTTCTCAGGGATGGCTGGAGAGAGTCCCAGCAGCCCATCATGTGCTCGTATAAGTTGGTGGCCGtgaagtttgaggtctggggactCCAGACGCGGGTGGAGCAGTTTGTACACAAG GTGGTGAGGGACATCTTGCTCATTGGACATCGGCAGGCCTTCGCGTGGGTTGACGAGTGGTATG ATATGACAATGGATGACGTCCGATATTTCGAGAAAAACATGCAATTCAAAACGAATATAAAAGTGTGCAGCCAACACTCCCCAACACAGGATGAAATAGGCAGCGATGCCAAAGAAAGT